Proteins encoded in a region of the Sulfurimonas marina genome:
- a CDS encoding ParA family protein, translated as MSEVIVIANQKGGVGKTTTAVNLAASLAVAEKKVLLIDSDPQANATTSLGFHRNDYEFNIYHVLIGAKKLKDIILKSDLPTLHLAPSNIGLVGIEKEYYDADKARGRELVLKKAIAHVKKDYDYIIIDSPPALGPMTINALSASNSVIIPIQCEFFALEGLAQLLNTIKLVRKSINPKLNIKGFVPTMYSSQNNLSKQVFADLKQHFKGKLFTDDESKYIVVPRNVKLAESPSFGKPAILYDVKSIGSIAYQNLAQAIIK; from the coding sequence ATGAGTGAAGTTATAGTAATAGCAAATCAAAAGGGTGGGGTTGGAAAAACTACAACTGCAGTAAATCTTGCAGCCTCGCTCGCTGTTGCTGAGAAAAAAGTTTTATTAATTGACTCCGATCCTCAGGCAAATGCAACAACATCATTGGGATTTCATAGAAATGATTACGAGTTTAATATATACCATGTTTTAATTGGTGCGAAAAAACTTAAAGATATCATTTTAAAATCTGATCTGCCTACATTACACCTTGCTCCATCTAATATCGGTTTAGTTGGTATTGAAAAAGAGTATTATGATGCTGATAAAGCAAGAGGACGTGAACTTGTTCTTAAAAAAGCTATCGCTCATGTTAAAAAAGATTATGATTATATTATTATAGATTCTCCTCCTGCACTTGGACCGATGACAATTAATGCACTCTCAGCATCCAACTCTGTCATTATTCCTATTCAATGTGAGTTTTTTGCATTAGAGGGTTTGGCACAGTTATTAAATACAATTAAACTTGTAAGAAAGTCGATCAATCCGAAATTAAATATAAAAGGTTTTGTACCGACAATGTATTCATCTCAAAACAATTTGTCTAAACAGGTATTTGCAGATCTTAAACAACATTTTAAAGGGAAGCTATTTACTGATGATGAGAGTAAATATATAGTAGTACCGAGAAATGTTAAATTGGCAGAGTCACCATCATTTGGAAAACCTGCAATATTATATGATGTAAAATCGATAGGTTCAATAGCTTATCAAAACTTAGCGCAAGCAATTATAAAATAA
- a CDS encoding ParB/RepB/Spo0J family partition protein, whose product MKSQKLGRGLDALLGEIDEAYENEGSHRDVILEIPVKNIRPNPFQPRKHFDEEALHELAESIKNDGLIQPIVVKEDDLEGYVLIAGERRFRASKLAKIKEIKAIVLNSDEQKMRKFALIENIQREELNAVELAEAYGELLKLHELTHDELSGMIHKSRTHITNTIRLLQLSKKTQKALIEKSISAGHAKVLVGLDDKEQELIVNSIIGQKLSVREVESMIKNRKQNLEKKPTSTEKTAYDFSNLQEKFDTFNFNYKTSANKLTIEFSSEDEISEFLSHLS is encoded by the coding sequence GTGAAAAGTCAAAAACTTGGTCGTGGATTAGATGCACTTTTAGGGGAGATTGATGAAGCTTATGAGAATGAAGGTTCTCATAGAGATGTCATTTTAGAAATCCCAGTTAAAAACATCCGTCCTAATCCATTTCAGCCAAGAAAGCATTTTGATGAAGAAGCTTTACATGAACTTGCAGAATCTATTAAAAATGATGGATTAATCCAGCCGATTGTTGTAAAAGAAGATGACTTAGAAGGGTATGTGTTAATTGCAGGAGAGAGACGTTTTCGTGCTTCAAAACTTGCAAAAATAAAAGAGATAAAAGCGATTGTATTAAATTCAGATGAGCAAAAAATGCGTAAATTTGCTCTTATTGAAAACATTCAACGTGAAGAGCTTAATGCTGTAGAATTAGCTGAGGCATATGGAGAGCTTTTAAAACTTCATGAACTGACACATGATGAACTCTCTGGAATGATTCACAAAAGTAGAACGCATATTACTAATACTATACGTTTATTACAATTATCTAAAAAAACACAAAAAGCTCTTATTGAAAAAAGTATCTCAGCTGGCCATGCAAAAGTATTGGTTGGGCTTGACGATAAAGAACAAGAGCTGATTGTAAATTCTATTATTGGTCAAAAATTAAGTGTGCGTGAAGTAGAATCTATGATTAAGAATAGAAAGCAAAATTTAGAGAAAAAACCTACTTCAACTGAAAAAACAGCATATGATTTTTCTAATTTACAAGAAAAATTTGACACGTTTAACTTTAATTATAAAACTTCCGCAAATAAGCTAACCATCGAGTTTTCATCAGAAGATGAAATAAGTGAATTTTTGTCACATTTATCCTAA
- a CDS encoding FoF1 ATP synthase subunit B', which produces MLDINPMLLLATFVVFVSLIAVLNSWLYNPLFGFMDKRDEDIRKDLEKVGSNDNEIAELQAKAESIIMNAKLEAAALREKVIADAKELAENKLEAKRAELAVDYVEFKQSLAQSQEELTKELMAQVPMFKEAVTAKISQI; this is translated from the coding sequence ATGTTAGATATAAATCCAATGTTACTTTTGGCTACATTTGTTGTATTTGTTTCGCTTATAGCCGTTCTAAATAGTTGGCTTTATAATCCATTGTTTGGCTTTATGGACAAACGTGATGAAGATATCAGAAAAGACCTTGAAAAAGTAGGTTCAAATGATAACGAAATCGCTGAGTTACAAGCAAAAGCAGAATCAATCATTATGAATGCTAAACTAGAAGCTGCGGCCCTAAGAGAAAAAGTTATTGCGGATGCTAAAGAGTTAGCAGAGAACAAGTTAGAAGCAAAACGTGCTGAACTTGCAGTAGATTATGTTGAGTTTAAGCAGTCACTTGCTCAATCTCAAGAAGAGTTGACAAAAGAGCTCATGGCTCAAGTTCCAATGTTTAAAGAAGCTGTTACAGCTAAAATAAGTCAAATATAA
- a CDS encoding F0F1 ATP synthase subunit B, producing MLLLMVSTYALASEAGHGDTDIVQRTVNFLLFAGLIWYLVAEPAKNYFASRSNEIADELNKVQEKLKESVELKKEALAKISEAEKFAEELAAASKKENKILNDNIMSQCDSDLEVIAKQHETKKDFETRNMVVEVVEEVISETLNQSSEIFDREAMANVILKKVA from the coding sequence GTGTTATTACTAATGGTATCAACTTATGCATTAGCATCTGAAGCAGGTCATGGGGATACTGATATAGTTCAAAGAACTGTTAACTTCTTATTATTTGCTGGACTTATTTGGTACCTAGTGGCAGAACCGGCGAAAAATTACTTTGCTTCAAGAAGTAATGAAATTGCTGATGAATTAAACAAAGTTCAAGAGAAACTTAAAGAATCTGTAGAACTCAAAAAAGAAGCATTGGCTAAAATATCAGAAGCTGAAAAGTTTGCTGAAGAATTAGCTGCCGCGTCTAAAAAAGAGAACAAGATTTTAAACGACAATATCATGTCTCAATGTGATTCTGATCTTGAAGTGATTGCAAAACAGCATGAAACTAAAAAAGATTTTGAAACTAGAAATATGGTTGTAGAAGTTGTTGAAGAAGTTATTTCTGAAACATTAAATCAAAGTTCTGAAATTTTTGATAGAGAAGCTATGGCTAACGTTATTTTAAAGAAGGTGGCATAG
- a CDS encoding F0F1 ATP synthase subunit delta: MEELIAKRYVKALKDGIDLASVEAISDVFSALSDSFKDDKFIKIVTNPDVAMEDKSNILLEAVKSANSEKLNNFIKLIVENRRIEVIPAISVELKKDIANSTKTYEGTVYSDSELDSKVISDLSSGLSKKFDSTITLNFVKNDFNGIKVAVEGLGVEINFSKDRIDNQIIQHIIKAI, from the coding sequence ATGGAAGAATTAATAGCAAAAAGATATGTTAAAGCCTTAAAAGATGGCATTGATTTAGCATCTGTAGAAGCAATTAGCGATGTTTTTTCTGCTTTATCTGATTCTTTTAAAGATGATAAGTTTATTAAAATTGTTACTAACCCAGATGTAGCAATGGAAGATAAATCTAACATTTTATTAGAAGCGGTAAAATCGGCAAACTCTGAAAAACTGAATAACTTTATCAAACTTATTGTTGAAAACAGAAGAATTGAAGTTATCCCGGCTATTTCAGTTGAGCTAAAAAAAGATATAGCAAACTCAACGAAAACTTATGAAGGAACTGTTTATAGCGACAGTGAATTAGATTCAAAAGTTATTAGTGATTTAAGCAGCGGACTTAGTAAAAAGTTTGACTCTACAATAACTCTAAATTTTGTTAAAAATGACTTTAACGGAATTAAAGTTGCAGTAGAAGGACTTGGTGTAGAGATTAACTTTTCTAAAGACAGAATTGATAATCAAATTATTCAACATATTATTAAAGCAATTTAA
- the atpA gene encoding F0F1 ATP synthase subunit alpha, with the protein MVAKIQADEISSIIKERIDNFELSVDINETGKIVSYADGVAKVYGLSNVMAGEMVEFEDGTRGLVMNLEEASVGVVILGSGENLREGMSVKRLGKLLRVPVGDALLGRVVNALGEPIDGKGPIEATETRFVEEKAPGIMERKSVHEPLATGIKAIDALVPIGRGQRELIIGDRQTGKTTVAVDTIINQKGNGVVCVYVAVGQKESTVAQIVRRLEEHGAMEYTIIVSATAAEAAALQFLAPYTGVTMGEYFRDNARHGLIVYDDLSKHAVAYREMSLILRRPPGREAYPGDVFYVHSRLLERAAKLSDEEGAGSLTALPIIETQAGDVAAYIPTNVISITDGQIFLETDLFNSGVRPAINVGLSVSRVGGAAQIKATKQVAGTLRLDLAQYRELQAFAQFASDLDEVSRKQLERGQRMVEVLKQPPYSPLSAEKQAAIIFAGNEGFLDDLDASDVVRFEAEMYPFIEASYPQILENISSSKKIDDDTDALLKKALEEFKASFIAS; encoded by the coding sequence GTGGTAGCAAAAATCCAAGCTGATGAGATCAGCTCAATAATTAAAGAACGTATCGACAACTTTGAATTAAGTGTTGATATAAACGAAACAGGTAAAATCGTTTCTTATGCTGACGGTGTTGCAAAAGTTTACGGACTAAGCAATGTAATGGCAGGAGAAATGGTTGAATTCGAAGACGGTACTAGAGGTTTAGTAATGAACCTTGAAGAAGCAAGTGTAGGTGTTGTTATCCTTGGTTCTGGTGAAAATCTTCGTGAAGGTATGAGTGTAAAACGTCTTGGTAAACTTCTTCGTGTACCTGTTGGTGATGCTCTTCTTGGTCGTGTAGTTAATGCTCTTGGTGAGCCAATTGACGGTAAAGGACCAATCGAAGCAACTGAAACTCGTTTCGTTGAAGAAAAAGCTCCTGGAATCATGGAACGTAAATCTGTTCATGAACCATTAGCAACTGGTATCAAAGCTATTGATGCACTAGTGCCAATCGGTCGTGGTCAACGTGAGCTTATTATCGGTGACAGACAAACTGGTAAAACTACTGTAGCTGTAGATACAATTATTAACCAAAAAGGTAACGGTGTTGTTTGTGTATACGTAGCTGTTGGTCAAAAAGAATCAACTGTTGCTCAAATCGTTCGTCGTTTAGAAGAACATGGTGCAATGGAATATACAATCATCGTATCTGCAACTGCTGCTGAAGCTGCTGCACTTCAATTCTTAGCTCCATATACTGGTGTTACAATGGGTGAGTACTTCCGTGACAATGCTAGACATGGTCTAATCGTATATGATGATTTATCTAAGCATGCGGTAGCTTACCGTGAAATGTCACTTATCCTTCGTCGTCCTCCAGGTCGTGAAGCATACCCAGGTGATGTTTTCTATGTACACTCTCGTTTACTTGAGCGTGCTGCTAAACTTTCTGACGAAGAGGGTGCAGGTTCTTTAACTGCTCTTCCAATTATTGAGACTCAAGCTGGTGATGTTGCTGCATATATCCCAACTAACGTTATCTCAATTACAGATGGTCAAATTTTCTTAGAAACAGACCTATTCAACTCAGGTGTACGTCCAGCGATCAACGTTGGTCTTTCTGTATCTCGTGTTGGTGGTGCTGCTCAAATTAAAGCTACTAAGCAAGTTGCTGGTACTTTAAGACTTGACCTTGCTCAATACCGTGAACTTCAAGCATTTGCTCAATTCGCATCTGACCTTGATGAAGTTTCTCGTAAACAACTAGAGCGTGGACAAAGAATGGTAGAGGTACTTAAACAACCTCCATATTCTCCATTATCAGCTGAGAAACAAGCTGCTATTATCTTCGCAGGTAATGAAGGTTTCTTAGATGATTTAGACGCATCAGATGTTGTACGTTTCGAAGCTGAAATGTATCCATTTATTGAAGCATCTTATCCACAAATTTTAGAGAACATTAGTAGCTCTAAGAAAATTGATGATGATACTGATGCATTACTGAAAAAAGCACTTGAAGAGTTCAAAGCTAGCTTTATAGCGTCATAA
- the atpG gene encoding ATP synthase F1 subunit gamma: MANLKDIQRKIKSVSSTQKTTRAMKLVSTAKLRRAEELAKRSRLYAEKMNQVIAEIAGRISCSKVGGLDNRFFETIENPKMVDIVFITADKGLCGGFNIQTIKAVNKLLREYKEQNVKVRLRGIGKKGIEYFNYNEVEMLDTVVDLSSKPNKEKSDDFIETSITDFQEGKIDALHVVYNGYKNMITQELHVNQILPVNSEEFNCEEVQKNSTIEVEAEDEEKMLNSLVSKYVSYNMYYSLIDSVAAEHSARMQAMDTATNNAKEMVKSLNVEFNKARQAAITTELIEIISGVESMK, from the coding sequence ATGGCAAACTTGAAAGATATTCAAAGAAAAATTAAGAGTGTATCAAGCACTCAAAAGACGACTCGTGCGATGAAGTTAGTTTCAACGGCTAAACTTCGCCGTGCTGAAGAGCTTGCAAAACGCTCACGTCTTTATGCGGAGAAAATGAATCAGGTTATTGCCGAAATTGCTGGACGCATTAGTTGTAGTAAAGTTGGAGGATTAGACAATCGTTTCTTTGAAACAATTGAAAATCCGAAGATGGTTGACATCGTATTTATTACTGCGGATAAAGGTTTATGTGGTGGTTTTAATATTCAAACTATTAAAGCTGTTAATAAACTTCTTCGCGAGTATAAAGAACAAAATGTTAAAGTGCGTTTACGTGGAATCGGTAAAAAAGGTATTGAATATTTTAACTACAATGAAGTTGAGATGCTTGACACAGTTGTAGATTTAAGTTCAAAACCGAACAAAGAAAAATCTGATGATTTTATTGAAACTTCTATCACTGATTTTCAAGAAGGGAAGATAGATGCTTTACATGTAGTATATAACGGGTATAAAAATATGATTACTCAAGAGTTACATGTAAATCAGATCTTACCGGTAAATTCTGAAGAATTTAACTGTGAAGAGGTTCAAAAGAATTCTACTATAGAAGTTGAAGCAGAAGATGAAGAGAAAATGTTAAACTCTTTAGTATCTAAATATGTTAGTTATAACATGTACTACTCTTTAATTGATTCAGTTGCTGCTGAACATTCAGCTCGTATGCAAGCTATGGATACGGCAACTAACAATGCTAAAGAGATGGTGAAAAGCTTAAATGTTGAATTTAATAAAGCACGTCAAGCTGCGATTACTACTGAACTGATTGAGATCATCAGTGGTGTAGAGAGTATGAAATAA
- the atpD gene encoding F0F1 ATP synthase subunit beta gives MIGKISQVMGPVVDVDFDGYLPVINEAIEVNVTVEGSEHRLVLEVAAHLGDGRVRTIAMDMSEGLVRGMDAKATGAPIKVPVGEKVLGRIFNVVGDTIDGGEQVEGAPEWSIHRAPPPLVDQSTTTEMFETGIKVVDLLAPYAKGGKVGLFGGAGVGKTVIIMELIHNVAHGHDGLSVFAGVGERTREGNDLYYEMKESNVLDKVALCYGQMSEPPGARNRIALTGLTMAEYFRDEKKLDVLMFIDNIFRFAQSGSEMSALLGRIPSAVGYQPTLSREMGALQDRITSTKNGSITSVQAVYVPADDLTDPAPASVFAHLDATTVLNRKIAEKGIYPAVDPLDSTSRLLDPQILGEEHYSVARGVQQTLQKYKDLQDIIAILGMDELSEDDKNVVERARKIEKFLSQPFFVAEVFTGAPGKYVSLEDTIKGFKGILNGEYDHMPENSFYMVGGMDEAIEKYEKSK, from the coding sequence ATGATTGGAAAAATTAGCCAGGTAATGGGTCCTGTTGTTGATGTTGATTTTGATGGTTATCTTCCGGTAATAAACGAAGCTATCGAGGTTAATGTTACTGTTGAAGGTAGTGAACATAGATTAGTATTAGAAGTTGCTGCTCACTTAGGTGATGGTCGTGTAAGAACTATTGCTATGGATATGAGTGAAGGTCTTGTACGTGGTATGGATGCAAAAGCTACTGGTGCGCCTATTAAAGTACCAGTTGGTGAAAAAGTTCTTGGACGTATCTTTAATGTTGTTGGTGACACAATTGACGGTGGTGAGCAGGTTGAAGGTGCTCCTGAGTGGTCAATTCACCGTGCTCCACCACCATTAGTTGATCAATCAACTACAACAGAGATGTTTGAAACTGGTATCAAAGTTGTTGACTTATTAGCACCATATGCAAAAGGTGGTAAAGTTGGTCTATTCGGTGGTGCTGGTGTTGGTAAAACAGTTATTATCATGGAGCTTATTCACAATGTTGCTCATGGTCACGATGGTTTATCAGTATTTGCTGGTGTTGGTGAAAGAACACGTGAAGGTAATGACCTTTACTACGAAATGAAAGAATCGAACGTACTTGACAAAGTTGCACTGTGCTACGGTCAAATGAGTGAACCACCGGGAGCACGTAACCGTATCGCTCTTACTGGTCTTACTATGGCTGAGTATTTCCGTGATGAGAAGAAACTTGATGTACTTATGTTCATCGATAACATCTTCCGTTTTGCTCAATCAGGTTCAGAGATGTCTGCACTTCTTGGTCGTATCCCTTCAGCTGTTGGTTACCAACCAACTCTTAGCCGTGAAATGGGTGCTTTACAAGATCGTATTACATCAACTAAAAATGGTTCAATTACATCTGTTCAAGCTGTTTACGTACCAGCGGATGACTTAACTGACCCGGCTCCGGCTTCAGTTTTCGCTCACTTAGACGCAACAACAGTACTTAACCGTAAAATTGCTGAAAAAGGTATCTATCCTGCAGTTGATCCACTAGATTCAACTTCAAGATTACTTGATCCACAAATTTTAGGTGAAGAGCACTACAGTGTAGCTCGTGGTGTACAACAAACATTACAAAAATATAAAGATCTTCAAGATATCATCGCTATCCTTGGTATGGATGAGCTTTCTGAAGATGACAAAAATGTTGTTGAACGTGCTCGTAAAATTGAGAAATTCCTTTCTCAACCATTCTTCGTTGCAGAGGTATTTACAGGTGCTCCTGGTAAATATGTATCTCTTGAAGACACTATCAAAGGTTTCAAAGGAATCTTAAACGGTGAGTATGACCATATGCCAGAGAACTCTTTCTATATGGTTGGTGGCATGGACGAAGCTATCGAGAAATACGAAAAAAGCAAATAA
- the atpC gene encoding ATP synthase F1 subunit epsilon, producing the protein MDKFKLEILTPNGEIFNGEAVSVVLPGVEGEFGVLAGHAALTTLLEAGVVDVEKEDKSVESIVINWGVAHVNEEKVVVLVEGAAAIRGANESEIAEAIDAAKKLINDIADSGAAIATVSAKIETAAQKLL; encoded by the coding sequence ATGGATAAGTTTAAACTTGAAATCCTAACGCCTAACGGTGAAATCTTCAACGGTGAAGCTGTTAGCGTAGTTCTTCCTGGTGTAGAGGGAGAATTCGGTGTTTTAGCTGGCCACGCTGCACTAACAACATTGTTAGAAGCTGGTGTAGTTGATGTCGAAAAAGAGGATAAATCAGTCGAATCTATTGTTATTAACTGGGGTGTTGCTCACGTTAATGAAGAAAAAGTTGTTGTTTTAGTTGAAGGTGCTGCAGCTATTCGTGGTGCAAACGAATCTGAAATTGCTGAAGCTATTGATGCAGCGAAAAAACTTATTAACGATATTGCAGACTCAGGTGCTGCTATCGCTACTGTGTCAGCTAAAATTGAAACAGCTGCACAAAAGTTACTATAA
- a CDS encoding MotA/TolQ/ExbB proton channel family protein produces the protein MINNIIDFYLKSHPVTIGVLALLAVYFIVLNWVFFYRYFSLNTWLKNESASLEALLLGATRVNENSFLNNFVKSSNFISKEVLQLGQLASTKEATKGLSILSIFASTTPFIGLFGTVVSILDTFTHIGQTTGSMSVISTGVSDALIATAAGIFVAIFSYTYHQILKRLSYDVISHIQMQSDALLARKA, from the coding sequence ATGATTAACAATATAATAGATTTTTATTTAAAATCTCATCCGGTTACTATTGGGGTACTTGCATTACTTGCAGTGTATTTTATAGTTTTAAACTGGGTGTTTTTCTACCGCTATTTTTCTCTTAATACGTGGCTCAAAAATGAGAGTGCTTCACTTGAAGCACTTTTACTTGGTGCCACAAGAGTAAATGAGAACTCTTTTTTAAATAACTTTGTAAAATCAAGTAATTTTATTTCAAAAGAAGTTTTACAATTAGGACAACTTGCATCTACTAAAGAAGCTACAAAGGGTCTTTCTATCCTTTCAATATTTGCTTCTACAACACCATTTATTGGACTTTTTGGTACTGTTGTTTCTATCCTTGATACTTTTACACATATAGGGCAAACAACGGGAAGTATGTCTGTAATTTCTACAGGTGTATCAGATGCATTAATAGCAACAGCCGCAGGTATCTTTGTTGCAATCTTTTCTTATACATATCACCAAATTTTAAAACGATTATCTTATGATGTTATTAGTCATATACAGATGCAAAGTGATGCACTTTTAGCTCGCAAGGCTTAA
- a CDS encoding ExbD/TolR family protein: protein MLYDWDEKPELNITPLVDVMLVLLAILMVIAPNIIFEENIKLPQGSTTKQISKIPPVHITIDEEQNIQVNKENFLLNGFQDNFYLYANKLDKKATVLISADESLDYGIVMSILAAVKQAGFTEVSLATNG from the coding sequence ATGTTATATGATTGGGATGAAAAACCTGAACTAAATATTACACCTCTTGTTGATGTAATGCTTGTTCTTTTAGCAATTTTAATGGTAATTGCTCCAAACATTATCTTTGAGGAAAATATAAAACTTCCTCAGGGTTCTACAACGAAACAGATATCTAAAATTCCCCCTGTTCATATTACGATTGATGAAGAACAAAACATACAGGTAAATAAAGAGAATTTTCTACTTAACGGTTTTCAAGACAACTTTTATTTATATGCAAACAAGTTGGATAAAAAAGCAACTGTACTTATAAGTGCAGATGAGAGTTTGGATTACGGTATTGTAATGTCTATATTGGCAGCTGTAAAACAAGCTGGATTTACTGAGGTCTCTTTAGCTACCAATGGTTAG
- a CDS encoding TonB C-terminal domain-containing protein codes for MVRDDKYFYISGFISLSLFLIFLILFATLLFSASQTKKYGLKKDNYVSISLTTPVVTKPHTKKKVEKQQSIITETSEVTKDVDVNDLFSDVWTQKIDHTKTKPKKVNSKRIQEISKRVKTSKENEVESISEKLKSLDTSNNEQEQQSSSTADEVNEYLAKIQAIVYENFSPPMNSEGNKVQIVIELDAIGKMLDFRVLTYSSNEALNQEADKIKMRLSNIMFPKNPEHHSFRAIINLIPENKE; via the coding sequence ATGGTTAGAGATGATAAATATTTTTATATCAGTGGATTTATTTCACTGTCTCTTTTTTTAATTTTCCTAATTCTTTTTGCTACTCTTCTTTTTAGCGCATCACAAACAAAAAAATATGGTTTAAAAAAAGATAACTATGTTTCTATATCATTAACAACACCTGTAGTTACAAAACCTCATACAAAAAAGAAAGTTGAAAAACAGCAATCTATTATTACCGAAACAAGTGAAGTGACAAAAGATGTTGACGTAAATGATCTATTCAGTGATGTATGGACACAAAAAATCGATCATACAAAAACAAAGCCTAAAAAAGTAAATTCTAAAAGAATACAAGAGATCTCAAAGAGAGTTAAAACAAGTAAAGAAAATGAAGTTGAATCTATCTCTGAGAAACTTAAAAGTCTTGACACTTCAAACAATGAACAAGAACAACAAAGCAGTTCGACTGCCGATGAAGTTAATGAATATTTAGCTAAAATTCAAGCAATAGTTTATGAAAATTTTTCCCCTCCTATGAACTCAGAGGGGAATAAAGTACAAATCGTAATAGAACTTGATGCTATCGGTAAAATGTTAGACTTTAGAGTGTTAACCTATTCATCTAATGAAGCTTTAAATCAAGAAGCTGATAAGATAAAAATGAGACTTTCTAACATTATGTTTCCTAAGAACCCCGAACATCATTCATTTAGAGCTATTATAAATTTAATTCCAGAAAACAAGGAGTAG
- the tolB gene encoding Tol-Pal system protein TolB, giving the protein MKILFSLLITFILSFASDATIDVIKKVDSLPSLALEDASISYDDTFKLQVFKSLVADLNVISIFNVDRHHRIANYNDTNVLVENKDQNYVLRYMMREDDKGALNISIKLLNKNEEVFSKSYKVSKQKLYVFISHAIAYDINEFMGEPSVEWMKRKVIFSRIVGPKQSEIVISDYTLRYQHVIIKGGFNVFPKWADKRQKGFYYTSLDAKPTLKYVDITTAKIDSLISSDGMLVCSDVSTDGKTLLLTMAPKGQPDIYTYNVDSKKYKRVTKYRGIDVNAQFMSRDKIVFISSRLGYPNVFSKKLGTNEVEQLVYYGKNNSACSAHGEYVVYKARESSNSFSENTFNLHLISTKSDFIRRLTATGINEFPRFSKDGDAIIFIKNYKNQSSIGIIRLKYNKNYLFPLRYGRVQSMDW; this is encoded by the coding sequence TTGAAGATATTATTTTCACTCTTAATTACATTTATCTTATCGTTTGCCAGTGATGCAACAATTGATGTTATTAAAAAAGTTGATTCTTTACCGTCATTAGCACTAGAGGATGCATCTATCAGTTATGACGATACGTTTAAATTACAAGTTTTTAAATCACTTGTAGCTGACCTAAATGTTATATCTATTTTTAACGTAGACAGACATCATAGAATCGCAAACTATAACGATACAAATGTGTTAGTTGAAAACAAAGATCAAAACTATGTACTGAGATATATGATGCGAGAAGATGATAAGGGCGCACTCAATATATCTATCAAACTACTTAATAAAAATGAAGAGGTATTTTCAAAAAGTTATAAAGTAAGTAAACAAAAACTTTATGTATTTATATCTCATGCTATTGCTTATGATATTAATGAATTTATGGGTGAACCGTCAGTAGAATGGATGAAAAGAAAAGTGATCTTTTCTCGTATTGTTGGACCTAAGCAGAGTGAAATAGTAATATCTGACTACACTTTAAGATATCAGCATGTTATTATCAAAGGCGGGTTTAATGTTTTTCCTAAATGGGCAGATAAAAGACAAAAAGGATTTTATTACACATCTTTAGATGCAAAACCAACTTTAAAGTATGTTGATATTACAACTGCTAAAATTGATAGTTTAATATCATCAGACGGAATGTTAGTATGTTCTGATGTAAGTACTGACGGTAAAACTTTGTTATTAACAATGGCACCTAAAGGGCAGCCTGATATCTATACATACAATGTAGATAGTAAAAAATATAAAAGAGTTACTAAATATAGAGGGATTGATGTAAATGCGCAGTTTATGTCAAGAGATAAAATTGTTTTTATTTCATCACGCCTTGGTTACCCAAATGTATTTTCAAAAAAACTGGGGACAAATGAAGTTGAACAATTAGTATATTACGGAAAAAACAATTCAGCATGTAGTGCCCACGGTGAATATGTAGTATACAAAGCAAGAGAGAGTTCAAATAGCTTTAGTGAAAATACTTTTAACTTGCATTTAATATCTACAAAATCTGATTTTATCAGACGTTTGACAGCAACAGGTATCAATGAATTCCCTAGATTTTCTAAAGATGGGGATGCAATTATTTTTATTAAAAACTATAAAAACCAAAGCTCGATCGGGATCATAAGATTAAAGTACAATAAAAATTATCTCTTCCCTTTACGATATGGTCGTGTTCAATCTATGGATTGGTAA